One part of the Acuticoccus sediminis genome encodes these proteins:
- a CDS encoding class I SAM-dependent methyltransferase, with protein sequence MALSLESRGVPFACPSPQSLHGKSLFQLSYRLRVFDLILTELGDPAGRRYVDLGAGPLMFAQRARNYGFDVTAVDARPPWTGADPEGVKHVLADIREFPLDGFDVIGIVGLLYHLRLDEQIDLLRRCEGRPTIIDTEVWCPDLVKSLGLESPRVRSVDSESGYSGAMLQETGNLWSSYGNPESFWLDEPSLLRLASACGWQTAITMEPPYFSQFGRRRWYLLK encoded by the coding sequence ATGGCTCTGTCGCTCGAAAGCAGAGGGGTGCCCTTCGCGTGCCCCTCGCCGCAGTCGCTGCACGGCAAGTCCCTGTTCCAGCTGTCCTACCGGCTGCGCGTCTTCGACCTCATCCTGACCGAGCTGGGCGACCCGGCCGGGCGGCGTTACGTCGACCTCGGGGCCGGGCCGCTGATGTTCGCGCAGCGCGCGCGCAACTACGGCTTCGACGTCACCGCCGTCGACGCGCGGCCGCCCTGGACCGGCGCCGACCCGGAGGGCGTCAAGCACGTTCTGGCCGACATCCGCGAGTTCCCGCTCGACGGGTTCGACGTCATCGGCATCGTCGGCCTGCTCTACCATCTCCGCCTCGACGAGCAGATCGACCTGCTGCGCCGCTGCGAAGGCCGGCCGACGATCATCGACACCGAGGTCTGGTGCCCCGATCTCGTCAAGTCGCTGGGCCTCGAGTCCCCGCGCGTCCGGTCCGTCGACAGCGAGTCCGGGTACTCCGGCGCGATGCTGCAGGAGACGGGCAACCTGTGGTCCTCGTACGGAAATCCGGAGTCCTTCTGGCTGGACGAGCCGAGCCTCCTGCGCCTCGCCTCCGCCTGCGGCTGGCAGACCGCGATCACCATGGAGCCGCCGTACTTCTCCCAGTTCGGCAGACGGCGCTGGTATCTCCTGAAATGA
- a CDS encoding tetratricopeptide repeat protein, whose translation MTVTQPSTAERVAAVRQTLSAGSLDEAVTDARALLEAHPSDLRCRLLWAELLAAQDKRAEVVDYASSLLKQWPDNPWVLSRLVSAYVANGDADAALSLYRDKVEPSALPEADKTRIARNLAAANRSHPQALVILEQRLSAAPDDPALARDSASALFALGRLDEAVDRFERAARLAPLPAWAAFLHVTSLVQRRRLAGTVPVVDAAILDCLGDALKRFPDDALFVRAFNGLPIASPDWHRLYRLIRSHVSPARTNGLLQFETAKACLQAGEPETTRAILQGLDPASHWGTVAKPLLSVLDTLPDTVWQRARFDDDPAAEVQIVRREGARRTIVVFATLTGNFMMLPLACLDALLADVPANVVYLRDTVFGSAISGLRSLGPDISSTVSHLRRLIADLGAPELTMVGASVSGLSAIRYGARLGADRATCFGALTTVDPEFQGTPSRLQRTLRVMQQDSAATERFDDVVTELAQAPGMGVEMFVGDACELDLKQAARLETIPQIHIHHEADVAHHYVALAMIARHRFVEAITGQAN comes from the coding sequence ATGACCGTGACCCAACCTTCCACCGCCGAGCGGGTCGCCGCGGTGCGGCAGACGCTGTCGGCGGGCAGCCTCGACGAGGCCGTGACGGACGCGCGCGCCCTCCTCGAGGCTCATCCCAGCGATCTGCGCTGCCGCCTCCTATGGGCCGAGCTTCTTGCCGCGCAAGACAAGCGCGCGGAGGTCGTCGACTACGCCAGCTCGCTCCTGAAGCAGTGGCCCGACAACCCCTGGGTCCTCTCCCGTCTCGTCAGCGCGTACGTCGCCAACGGCGACGCCGATGCCGCCCTCTCGCTCTACCGGGACAAGGTGGAGCCGAGCGCGCTCCCGGAGGCGGACAAGACGCGGATCGCGCGCAACCTCGCCGCCGCGAACCGGAGCCATCCGCAGGCGCTCGTCATTCTGGAGCAGCGCCTGTCCGCCGCTCCGGACGATCCCGCGCTAGCGCGCGATTCCGCCAGCGCGCTGTTCGCCCTCGGCCGCCTCGACGAGGCGGTCGACCGGTTCGAGCGCGCGGCGCGGCTGGCGCCGCTGCCGGCGTGGGCCGCCTTCCTCCACGTCACGTCGCTCGTCCAGCGGCGACGCCTGGCGGGGACGGTCCCGGTGGTGGATGCCGCGATCCTCGATTGCCTCGGCGACGCGTTGAAGCGCTTCCCCGACGACGCGCTCTTCGTGCGCGCCTTCAACGGGCTGCCGATCGCCTCGCCGGACTGGCACCGGCTCTATCGCCTCATCCGCAGCCACGTCAGCCCGGCGCGGACGAACGGGCTGCTGCAGTTCGAGACGGCGAAGGCGTGCCTGCAGGCCGGCGAACCGGAGACCACCCGGGCGATCCTTCAAGGTCTCGACCCGGCCTCGCACTGGGGCACCGTCGCGAAACCTCTCCTGAGCGTCCTCGACACGCTGCCGGATACGGTCTGGCAGCGGGCGCGGTTCGACGACGACCCCGCGGCGGAGGTCCAGATCGTCCGCCGGGAGGGCGCGCGGCGGACCATCGTCGTGTTCGCGACGCTCACCGGCAACTTCATGATGCTGCCGCTCGCGTGCCTCGACGCGCTGCTGGCCGACGTTCCGGCGAACGTCGTCTACCTGCGCGACACGGTGTTCGGATCGGCCATCTCGGGCCTGCGCTCGCTCGGCCCGGACATCAGTTCGACCGTCTCCCACCTTCGGCGGCTGATCGCCGACCTCGGCGCGCCGGAGCTGACGATGGTCGGCGCCTCGGTCAGCGGCCTCTCGGCGATCCGTTACGGCGCCCGGCTCGGGGCCGATCGCGCCACCTGCTTCGGCGCCCTCACCACCGTCGACCCGGAGTTCCAGGGCACGCCGAGCCGGCTCCAGCGGACGCTCCGTGTGATGCAGCAGGACTCCGCCGCGACCGAGCGGTTCGACGACGTCGTGACCGAACTCGCCCAGGCCCCCGGCATGGGGGTCGAGATGTTCGTCGGCGACGCCTGCGAACTTGATCTCAAGCAAGCCGCGCGCCTCGAAACAATTCCACAAATCCACATCCACCACGAAGCGGATGTGGCCCATCACTACGTGGCCCTCGCGATGATCGCCCGCCATCGCTTCGTCGAAGCGATCACCGGACAGGCCAACTGA
- a CDS encoding glycosyltransferase family 2 protein: protein MEPEISLVLVSYDMTAQLRRTLMSLAPAYQLGCPPGRCEVIVVDNGSPVPPTPEELATPGLDVTLHAWRDAPPSPVPALNFGIAQARAPVVAVWIDAARLASPGLVDAYLRASALHPRPVIASYNYHLGSKPQYHSVREGYDETAEAALLASIDWPSDGYRLFEVSVLEVGQTWPGPMLESNALCMPRALWDEIGGYEKRFSGPGGGAANPDVFHRACSLPDTQLIKIANEGTIHQVHGGIATNATDHKIFRKLAIEYMKIRKQPLAPVRTPGWLYDARTGAVMQP from the coding sequence ATGGAGCCCGAGATCAGCCTGGTGCTCGTCAGCTACGACATGACGGCACAGCTTCGACGCACCCTCATGTCGCTCGCACCGGCATACCAGCTCGGCTGTCCGCCGGGACGGTGCGAGGTGATCGTGGTCGACAACGGCTCGCCCGTTCCGCCCACGCCCGAGGAGCTTGCGACACCGGGCCTCGACGTGACGCTGCACGCCTGGCGCGACGCGCCGCCATCGCCGGTGCCGGCTCTCAACTTCGGCATCGCGCAGGCTCGTGCGCCCGTCGTCGCGGTATGGATCGACGCCGCCCGGCTGGCCTCGCCGGGCCTCGTCGATGCGTACCTGCGCGCCTCTGCGCTCCACCCGCGTCCGGTGATCGCGAGCTACAACTACCATCTCGGCAGCAAGCCGCAGTACCACAGCGTGCGCGAGGGCTACGACGAGACGGCCGAAGCGGCCCTCCTCGCCTCGATCGACTGGCCGAGCGACGGCTACCGGCTGTTCGAGGTCTCGGTCCTCGAGGTCGGCCAGACGTGGCCCGGTCCGATGCTGGAGAGCAACGCGCTCTGCATGCCGCGCGCGCTCTGGGACGAGATCGGCGGCTACGAGAAGCGCTTCAGCGGCCCCGGCGGCGGAGCGGCCAATCCGGACGTCTTCCACCGCGCCTGCTCGCTGCCGGACACCCAGCTCATCAAGATCGCCAACGAGGGGACGATCCACCAGGTCCACGGCGGGATCGCGACCAACGCGACGGACCACAAGATCTTCCGCAAGCTGGCGATAGAGTACATGAAGATCCGCAAGCAGCCGCTGGCCCCCGTGCGCACGCCCGGGTGGCTCTACGACGCGCGGACCGGCGCGGTGATGCAGCCGTGA
- a CDS encoding TetR/AcrR family transcriptional regulator: MTVVKNEKPAARPRGRPRAFDRDEALAKAAETFWALGYEGASIADLTTAMGITPQSLYAAFFSKADLYREALGWYQANIGAAAGCALDEEPDAVAALSRVLRDSAAEFARPGRPRGCMVSTAVLTCAVENASVAHHVSDLRGMTLDAIRTRIERGLEEGQLRADVDPAPLARFVGAMIQGMSVQARDGAGEDALLALAAHAIAHLESLRP; the protein is encoded by the coding sequence GTGACCGTTGTGAAAAATGAGAAGCCCGCCGCGCGCCCTCGCGGTCGCCCCCGGGCGTTCGACCGCGACGAGGCGCTGGCGAAGGCGGCGGAGACGTTCTGGGCGCTCGGCTACGAAGGGGCGTCGATCGCCGACCTCACGACGGCGATGGGCATCACGCCGCAGAGCCTCTACGCGGCCTTCTTCTCCAAGGCCGACCTCTATCGCGAGGCGCTTGGCTGGTATCAGGCCAACATCGGCGCCGCCGCCGGCTGCGCGCTGGACGAGGAGCCCGACGCCGTGGCCGCGCTGTCGCGCGTCCTTCGCGACAGCGCGGCCGAGTTCGCGCGGCCGGGCCGCCCCCGCGGCTGCATGGTGTCTACCGCCGTGCTCACCTGCGCCGTCGAGAACGCGAGCGTCGCACACCACGTCAGCGACCTGCGCGGCATGACCCTCGACGCCATCAGGACCCGGATCGAACGCGGTCTCGAGGAGGGGCAGCTCCGGGCCGACGTCGACCCGGCCCCCCTCGCCCGCTTCGTCGGCGCGATGATCCAGGGGATGTCCGTCCAGGCCCGGGACGGCGCGGGCGAGGACGCCCTGCTGGCGCTCGCCGCCCACGCGATCGCCCACCTCGAGAGCCTCCGCCCCTGA
- a CDS encoding acyl carrier protein, with translation MEAPIETNDTKTVPARAEVSEWMIAYVVSALGIQRDDFSPEARFDSYGLDSAELVIMTGIMEEQFNIEIDPELLFETPTVTGVLDNLVAAGTVRP, from the coding sequence ATGGAGGCTCCCATAGAAACGAACGATACGAAGACGGTGCCGGCGCGGGCGGAGGTCTCCGAATGGATGATCGCCTACGTCGTGTCCGCGCTCGGCATCCAGCGGGACGATTTCTCGCCGGAGGCCCGCTTCGATTCCTACGGCCTGGATTCGGCGGAACTCGTCATCATGACCGGCATCATGGAGGAGCAGTTCAACATCGAGATCGATCCCGAGCTGCTGTTCGAGACGCCGACGGTGACGGGCGTGCTCGACAACCTGGTCGCCGCCGGCACGGTCCGGCCGTAG
- a CDS encoding class I SAM-dependent methyltransferase has protein sequence MLERRDDPRFAAISTPSEHALRLLDQVLADNPEPRIAEVGIGIGATTIEFCRRLDGHGEISLYDFAEKLDDLSKDLTAEGITNFQTYGNTRRTFDSYCWALAKVVQDMRRAKEDGIYDFIYLDGCHMFHHDAPATLLCKELVKPGGILLMDDYDWSIAVSPTMRPSVMPDITKHYTDDQIETAHVALICDLFLDSDPEFEILDIGYRGREHRRAYRRTPAPA, from the coding sequence ATGCTTGAGCGGCGGGACGACCCTAGGTTCGCGGCGATCTCGACGCCGAGCGAACACGCCCTGCGCCTGCTCGACCAGGTCCTGGCCGACAATCCCGAGCCCCGGATCGCCGAGGTCGGCATCGGAATCGGCGCCACCACGATCGAGTTCTGCCGCCGGCTCGACGGGCACGGCGAGATATCGCTGTACGATTTCGCCGAGAAGCTCGACGACCTCTCCAAGGACCTGACGGCCGAGGGCATCACCAATTTCCAGACCTATGGAAATACCCGGCGCACGTTCGACAGCTACTGCTGGGCGCTCGCCAAGGTGGTGCAGGACATGCGCCGCGCCAAGGAGGACGGGATCTACGATTTCATCTATCTCGACGGCTGCCACATGTTCCACCACGACGCGCCGGCGACGCTGTTGTGCAAGGAACTCGTCAAACCCGGCGGGATCCTGCTGATGGACGACTACGACTGGTCGATCGCGGTGTCGCCGACGATGCGCCCGTCCGTCATGCCGGACATCACCAAGCACTACACCGACGACCAGATCGAGACGGCGCACGTCGCCCTCATCTGCGACCTCTTCCTCGATTCGGACCCCGAATTCGAGATCCTCGACATCGGCTACCGGGGGCGCGAGCATCGCCGCGCCTATCGTCGAACACCCGCGCCGGCATGA
- a CDS encoding polysaccharide pyruvyl transferase family protein, translating to MSAPDPGASGRRALLFGTFDVANYGDLLFPIVAAHRLRPLGWEVVPVAPTMRQTGLEDALQPHALGRLPGGIAGDAVLIGGGEIVHAWPAAFLEEYRVGDLPAWAYPSLWLGASLVGALNDLPIVWNAPGVPSPFPEPLRHTAVESALAAADYVAVRDDASMRFLGTGHSANVTVVPDTVLDLACVWPLETLAPAYTALAARKGIPADAALLAVHVRTAGLGSLAMEDLAASIDAFASARGLTPLLVAIGPCLHDAEAARSLSSALTLPHICLDDPRSLREIASAIAFSRGYVGNSMHGYVTALGYGKPGVIVARPAFRKFSGIADHVGRAQDVVREWQDGLARLADTLGDTVAVPPSVFDALDRHWSAVAAAIADRDAGRDRRAAFLRRYVSSTLGTAGMGWLLQPVTGRAVVRAA from the coding sequence ATGAGCGCGCCGGACCCCGGCGCATCCGGCCGCCGCGCCCTCCTCTTCGGGACGTTCGATGTCGCCAACTACGGCGACCTCCTGTTCCCCATCGTCGCCGCGCATCGGCTGCGGCCGCTCGGATGGGAAGTCGTCCCGGTCGCGCCGACGATGCGGCAGACGGGTCTCGAGGATGCCCTCCAGCCGCACGCGCTCGGCAGGCTGCCGGGCGGGATCGCCGGCGATGCCGTCCTGATCGGCGGCGGGGAGATCGTCCACGCCTGGCCGGCGGCGTTCCTGGAGGAGTACCGCGTCGGCGACCTGCCGGCGTGGGCCTACCCGTCGCTCTGGCTCGGCGCGTCGCTCGTCGGCGCATTGAACGATCTGCCCATCGTCTGGAATGCCCCCGGCGTACCCTCGCCTTTTCCGGAACCCCTTCGCCACACGGCCGTGGAATCCGCGCTCGCCGCCGCCGACTACGTCGCGGTGCGGGACGATGCCAGCATGCGCTTCCTCGGGACCGGGCACAGCGCGAACGTGACCGTGGTCCCGGACACCGTCCTCGATCTGGCGTGCGTCTGGCCGCTTGAGACGCTGGCCCCCGCCTACACCGCGCTGGCAGCGCGCAAGGGGATCCCCGCCGACGCGGCGCTCCTCGCCGTCCACGTGCGCACCGCCGGCCTCGGATCGCTGGCGATGGAGGACCTCGCGGCGTCGATCGACGCCTTCGCCTCGGCGCGCGGGCTGACGCCGCTGCTGGTCGCCATCGGACCCTGCCTCCACGACGCCGAGGCGGCGCGGAGCCTCAGCTCGGCGCTGACGCTGCCGCACATCTGCCTCGACGATCCCCGCAGCCTGCGCGAGATCGCCTCCGCGATCGCCTTTTCGCGCGGCTACGTCGGCAACTCGATGCATGGGTACGTGACCGCGCTCGGGTACGGCAAGCCGGGGGTGATCGTCGCGAGACCCGCCTTCCGCAAGTTCTCCGGCATCGCCGACCATGTCGGGCGCGCGCAGGACGTGGTGCGCGAGTGGCAGGACGGACTGGCCCGGCTCGCCGACACGCTGGGCGACACGGTCGCCGTGCCCCCGTCCGTCTTCGACGCGCTCGACCGCCACTGGAGCGCCGTTGCGGCGGCGATCGCCGACCGGGACGCGGGCCGCGATCGCCGGGCCGCCTTCCTGCGGCGCTACGTGTCGAGCACGCTCGGAACGGCCGGCATGGGCTGGCTCCTTCAGCCTGTCACCGGCAGAGCCGTGGTGCGAGCGGCATGA
- a CDS encoding class I SAM-dependent methyltransferase: MSAGLPDPLLVDGAGALARALESAAPGATILLPPDVIDIDASLTIRVPLALAAAAGTRPLLRFVSADARLVVGPGAGGGSVSGIDFTGTRHRHAPLVELAGVDGFTLADVGIGRCEGSAFQARDCARLRMERTFISDVGLGGGEIVDCDDVALDLTMTMIGRRARSAGLVLSASSGTVSLAARDVSGNAVTVRRPPRPETGPTAPLDLRLNAVECHRALAVVGDADDPVDALTADVFAEDMEDWAVLLSNCAGLNVRMQTRRAEPLRLDGKAGAQRCTIELASDRPDRVTVAGKSARNTVTPLAARPWPPRPDAPASAAFEPRFPARTVEDTCAVCGWQGRFRRTHEGIRETFACSRCRASLRYRAQAQALLSVVGNTRHPTLEALSDAGGLDALSIFEPGQAGPFRPYLANAAVYRASVYAPGRRSGELVDGVECQDITATSFEDKTFDLVVTSDIMEHVRRPEEAWREIHRILKPGGHHVFSIPLTAEMPPRSVSRVDTSGEEDRLLMPAVYHGDGAAGLSLVYTDFGADLLDTLASLGLPTAALPYRSSDPLCASVLTFVSQRLP; encoded by the coding sequence ATGAGCGCGGGCCTGCCCGATCCGCTGCTCGTCGACGGGGCCGGCGCGCTGGCCCGGGCGCTCGAGTCGGCGGCGCCCGGCGCCACGATCCTCCTGCCGCCGGACGTCATCGACATCGATGCGTCGCTGACGATCCGCGTGCCCCTGGCTCTCGCCGCGGCGGCCGGCACGCGGCCCCTGCTGCGGTTCGTGTCGGCGGACGCGCGGCTGGTCGTCGGTCCCGGCGCCGGCGGTGGCAGCGTGTCCGGCATCGATTTCACCGGCACGCGGCACCGGCACGCTCCGCTCGTGGAGCTTGCCGGCGTCGACGGCTTCACCCTCGCCGATGTCGGCATCGGACGCTGTGAGGGGTCCGCCTTCCAGGCGCGCGACTGTGCGCGCCTGCGGATGGAGCGGACCTTCATCTCCGATGTCGGCCTCGGCGGCGGTGAGATCGTCGACTGCGACGACGTCGCCCTCGATCTCACCATGACCATGATCGGCCGCCGCGCGCGCTCTGCCGGGCTCGTCCTCTCCGCGAGCTCGGGCACGGTCTCGCTCGCAGCGCGGGACGTGTCGGGCAATGCCGTCACGGTGCGCCGGCCGCCACGGCCCGAGACCGGCCCCACCGCGCCGCTCGACCTCCGCCTCAACGCCGTCGAATGCCACCGCGCCCTCGCCGTGGTCGGCGATGCCGACGACCCGGTCGACGCCTTGACCGCCGACGTCTTCGCCGAAGACATGGAGGACTGGGCCGTCCTCCTCAGCAACTGTGCAGGGCTGAACGTCAGGATGCAGACCCGGCGCGCCGAGCCGCTCCGGCTCGACGGAAAGGCCGGTGCGCAACGCTGCACGATCGAACTGGCGAGCGATCGGCCCGACCGCGTCACCGTCGCCGGAAAGAGCGCCCGCAACACGGTCACGCCCCTCGCCGCACGGCCCTGGCCTCCCCGCCCGGACGCGCCGGCAAGTGCCGCGTTCGAGCCGAGGTTCCCTGCCCGCACCGTCGAGGACACGTGCGCCGTGTGCGGCTGGCAAGGGCGCTTCCGGCGCACGCACGAGGGTATCCGCGAGACCTTCGCCTGCTCGCGATGCCGCGCGTCGCTGCGCTACCGGGCCCAGGCGCAGGCGCTCCTCTCCGTCGTCGGCAACACTCGCCACCCGACGCTCGAGGCCCTGTCGGACGCCGGCGGACTGGACGCGCTGTCGATCTTCGAGCCGGGACAGGCCGGCCCGTTCCGCCCCTATCTCGCGAACGCCGCGGTCTACAGGGCGTCGGTGTACGCCCCGGGCCGCCGGAGCGGCGAGCTGGTCGACGGGGTCGAGTGCCAGGACATCACCGCGACCAGCTTCGAGGACAAGACATTCGACCTCGTCGTCACATCCGACATCATGGAGCACGTGCGCCGGCCGGAAGAGGCGTGGCGCGAGATCCATCGCATCCTCAAGCCGGGTGGTCACCACGTCTTCTCGATTCCGCTGACCGCGGAGATGCCGCCCCGCTCGGTCTCGCGCGTCGACACCAGCGGCGAGGAGGACCGCCTGCTGATGCCCGCGGTCTATCACGGGGATGGGGCGGCCGGCCTGTCGCTCGTCTACACGGACTTCGGCGCCGACCTCCTGGACACGCTCGCATCGCTCGGACTGCCGACGGCGGCGCTCCCCTACCGGTCGAGCGACCCGCTGTGCGCCAGCGTCCTCACCTTCGTGTCGCAGCGCCTCCCATGA
- a CDS encoding serine hydrolase domain-containing protein: protein MGLPEFAEASGRIDAVIARALDEKRIVGAVVLVARNGELIARTAAGHLDREAGTAMREDAIFRLASITKPYVTAAAMRLVEEGRLDLHSPVTRWFPAFRPAAPDGARPEITVHQLMTHTSGLGYGFLEAADGPYHRLNVSDGLDQPGLSLAENLDRLAAAPLAFAPGTGWLYSLGIDVLGGILEKVEGRGLADIVRDRVTGPLGMDDTGFAVRDPARLAMPYADGKPEPVPLTDGMSVPVYDAAATFAPSRILDPGSYPSGGAGMAGTAGDVLRFLEVIRTGGAPILKPDTVATMALDHVGAGAETQGPGWGFGYGWAVLADPAPAGTPQAAGTLQWGGAYGHKWFVDPANGLSVVTLTNTTFEGMAGAFPLEIRNAVYG, encoded by the coding sequence ATGGGTCTCCCCGAATTCGCCGAGGCGTCCGGCCGCATCGACGCCGTGATCGCGAGGGCGCTGGACGAGAAGCGGATCGTCGGCGCGGTGGTGCTCGTGGCCCGGAACGGCGAGCTCATCGCCCGGACCGCCGCTGGCCATCTGGACCGCGAGGCCGGGACGGCGATGCGCGAGGATGCGATCTTCCGCCTCGCCTCGATCACCAAGCCCTACGTGACGGCCGCCGCTATGCGGCTCGTGGAGGAGGGGCGGCTCGACCTCCATTCCCCGGTGACGCGCTGGTTTCCCGCCTTCCGTCCCGCGGCGCCGGACGGGGCACGCCCGGAGATCACGGTCCATCAGCTGATGACCCACACCTCCGGCCTTGGTTACGGCTTCCTTGAGGCGGCGGACGGGCCCTATCACCGGCTGAACGTGTCGGACGGGCTCGATCAGCCGGGGCTCTCTCTCGCCGAAAATCTCGACCGGCTCGCGGCGGCGCCGCTCGCCTTCGCGCCCGGGACGGGCTGGCTGTACTCCCTCGGGATCGACGTTCTCGGCGGCATCCTGGAAAAGGTGGAGGGGCGTGGCCTCGCCGACATCGTGCGCGACCGCGTCACCGGGCCGCTCGGGATGGACGACACCGGCTTCGCGGTGCGCGATCCGGCCCGCCTCGCCATGCCCTATGCCGACGGGAAACCGGAGCCGGTCCCGCTGACGGACGGCATGTCCGTTCCGGTCTACGACGCCGCCGCGACGTTCGCTCCGTCGCGCATCCTCGACCCGGGTTCCTACCCCTCGGGCGGGGCCGGAATGGCGGGGACGGCGGGCGACGTCCTGCGCTTCCTCGAGGTGATCCGCACCGGCGGCGCACCGATCCTGAAGCCGGACACCGTCGCGACGATGGCGCTCGACCACGTCGGCGCCGGGGCCGAGACGCAGGGACCGGGCTGGGGGTTCGGCTACGGCTGGGCCGTACTGGCGGACCCGGCGCCGGCCGGGACGCCGCAGGCCGCCGGAACGCTCCAGTGGGGCGGGGCGTACGGGCACAAATGGTTCGTCGATCCGGCCAACGGCCTCTCGGTCGTCACCCTGACCAACACGACGTTCGAGGGAATGGCCGGCGCGTTCCCGCTCGAGATCCGCAACGCCGTATACGGCTGA
- a CDS encoding fatty acyl-AMP ligase: MSLLAAPPSASSPRDLVATLMRHAGTHGDRLALRFLRRGEHVEEEVTYAELDRSVRIVAANLRAAGLARRPVLIALPQGLDFVRCFLGCLYAGAIAVPTTALGDPRGAERLARIIEHAQPAALVAPQERRELVPWADLCQRAPGLRFLAAHDLLSGTPSADLPARAPEEIAFLQYTSGATSAPKGVAVTCGNISANLAMIEAAFGQDATNSSVSWLPLHHDMGLIGCVLEPLILGASTTLMSPLAFLQRPIRWLRAMDRFEATTAGAPNFAYDLCVRAVDAETARTLDLSRWSLAFCGSEPIRAATLTRFAGHFAAARFPATSFYPCYGLAEATLFVTGNEAGRGVETVDLPRESGGAVAAVSCGFPRRGTSVAVLDPERDALTAPGSVGEIAVAGDAVSPGFWHPGGDVRPDPDRAATVDGKRYLRTGDLGVLRDGALFVVGRRKNMIIVRGTNIYAEDIEQTVMAHPAAAPFGAIAALGVLDQPDAADPEGVRIVCELSRAAGLPDTETLPTLGRAVAEAHGVLPVELVIVPNGAIERTVSGKLRRDATRSRLDDGALPVLQRHEPRAGNPSSNPSVTEVAHAHSIS; the protein is encoded by the coding sequence ATGAGCCTCCTCGCAGCGCCCCCGTCCGCATCCAGCCCGAGAGACCTCGTGGCGACGCTGATGCGCCACGCCGGGACGCACGGCGACCGGCTCGCCCTGCGGTTCCTGCGCCGGGGCGAACACGTCGAGGAGGAAGTCACCTACGCCGAGCTCGACCGGTCCGTCCGCATCGTCGCCGCCAACCTCCGCGCCGCCGGGCTGGCGCGGCGTCCCGTCCTGATCGCCCTGCCGCAGGGGCTCGACTTCGTCCGCTGCTTCCTCGGCTGCCTCTATGCCGGCGCCATCGCCGTCCCCACGACGGCGCTCGGCGACCCGCGCGGAGCCGAGCGACTGGCGCGCATCATCGAGCACGCGCAGCCCGCGGCCCTCGTGGCCCCGCAGGAGCGGCGCGAGCTCGTCCCATGGGCGGATCTCTGCCAGCGGGCGCCGGGGCTTCGGTTCCTCGCCGCGCACGACCTCCTGTCGGGCACGCCGTCGGCGGACCTTCCGGCGCGGGCGCCGGAGGAGATCGCCTTCCTGCAGTACACGTCCGGCGCGACGAGCGCGCCGAAGGGCGTTGCCGTGACCTGCGGCAACATCTCCGCCAACCTCGCCATGATCGAGGCCGCGTTCGGGCAGGACGCGACGAACAGTTCGGTCAGCTGGCTGCCGCTGCACCACGACATGGGCCTGATCGGCTGCGTGCTGGAGCCACTGATCCTCGGCGCGTCGACGACGCTGATGTCCCCCCTCGCCTTCCTGCAGCGGCCGATCCGGTGGCTGCGGGCGATGGACCGGTTCGAGGCGACGACGGCCGGCGCGCCGAACTTCGCCTACGACCTGTGCGTCCGCGCGGTCGATGCCGAGACGGCCCGGACCCTCGACCTGTCGCGCTGGAGCCTCGCGTTCTGCGGCTCCGAGCCGATCCGCGCCGCGACCTTGACGCGCTTCGCCGGTCATTTCGCGGCGGCGCGGTTCCCGGCGACGTCCTTCTACCCGTGCTACGGCCTCGCCGAGGCGACGCTGTTCGTCACCGGGAACGAAGCCGGACGAGGCGTCGAGACGGTCGACCTGCCCCGCGAGAGCGGCGGCGCGGTGGCCGCGGTCTCGTGCGGATTTCCGCGCCGCGGCACCAGCGTCGCGGTCCTCGACCCGGAGCGCGACGCCCTCACAGCGCCCGGATCGGTCGGCGAGATCGCGGTGGCCGGTGACGCCGTCAGCCCCGGATTCTGGCACCCCGGCGGCGACGTGCGGCCGGACCCTGATCGTGCCGCCACCGTCGACGGGAAGCGCTACCTGCGCACCGGCGATCTCGGAGTGCTGCGGGACGGGGCGCTGTTCGTCGTCGGCCGGCGCAAGAACATGATCATCGTGCGCGGCACGAACATCTACGCCGAGGACATCGAGCAGACGGTGATGGCCCACCCCGCCGCCGCGCCCTTCGGGGCGATCGCGGCTCTCGGCGTGCTGGATCAACCCGACGCGGCGGACCCCGAGGGCGTGCGCATCGTCTGCGAGCTCTCGCGCGCCGCAGGGCTCCCCGACACCGAAACGTTGCCCACCCTCGGACGCGCGGTCGCCGAGGCCCACGGGGTGCTGCCGGTCGAACTCGTCATCGTCCCGAACGGCGCGATCGAGCGGACGGTCAGCGGCAAGCTGAGGCGGGACGCGACACGCTCGCGCCTCGACGACGGCGCGCTGCCCGTCCTGCAACGCCACGAGCCCCGCGCGGGCAACCCCTCATCGAACCCATCCGTGACCGAAGTTGCCCATGCCCACAGCATCTCCTGA